gttcttctcctagtgagtattatattctttgacgtagactccatactcgcacaacttcacggcgatttcgcagtttggttcacGGCAAGATgacgccgaagcgtcagctgatcggatttagtttgcggcaaggcactgattcccagtttgaatcagttaatttttggttgatcaagttcgcacccaatatattaaccaagtagccgccatagaaggttatgacagttcagattaaccgactcgcgAGCGTtagcggcttcgcgcctcgattcgcgcacgagtgtggagggcccttaacggctaggttcttagctactctggagagatttggaactgttatttatataatagcTGACAGCGACACTTGTAACAGTTCGGCCtgtgttccttgcctctacgtTCCATATTCCATATATGTCATTCCTGACGTTGACATTTTTTGTCTTCATGTAGTGGTACTACTGGTACTAGTGGTAGAGTAtggcagtgttgccaggcgtacgataattgacGTACACGTACGATGAtttgggggcctaccgcgaaaaccgaaattcgcaatttgcggggatctttctcttttactctcactaacacgtaattagagtgacagagaaaaatgcccgcaattgaggaatttcgattttcccggtagccgccttGGGCTCCGGTACGTTGTActttccaaagagcattatcgtaagaaaaagtacgataatttcagcccttagaCAATGACACCAAAAAAGTCTAGTTTTTGAAGCAAAGTATGACACTTTCCTTGCGAAAGAGGCTACAATTAGCACCTTTTAGATGTTCGGTTCCTTGGTTTACGtcaaaaatatcgaaatttcccgtaaaccgtttggatctatcacaacaatacataaatataactgttttttgcgcaatttagatgAAAATTGCGTTTTTGTGTGATAATACATTGGACATGTAAGCTTATTTTTCCAGAAATTTTGGGAGTAGTGCCTTTTTGATAGGTGTACGATAATTTTTTcatcggtacgataattttgacactcaaatacgataattctcttccactcacctggcaacactggagTATGGTATTTGTTCAAGATGAAGATGAATTTCGATGAAAAGTTAATATATTGTTccttttaattcaaaataatgatatgaatagtgaataattttatatttatttgttaaaaaaaatgtattttttgagAACGTGTAGTAGATTTTTACTGTGTAAGGTTACAAACCACATTAAATAAGGTGGCTGATGAGGTTAGGTTAGTTAAGCGGTTATAAAGTTTTGTGAAAACATGAATGAAATAATTGAAAAACTCGAAAAAATGTTCGAAGACGTGACCGATATAACTGACCCCGCAAGTATGGGCAGGGTGTTGGAGATTCTCGATCAGTCTCGAATAGAAGACGAGAAGTATATGCAGGTAATCTGCTGCCCGcgctttatttcatttcatcattattatatGCCTTTTCTTACTGTGAATGCATTTGAGTGATTTTTCAGCTCTTAGTAGATACTCTCAGAGGAAAGGAAATAACTTGGAAACTGCCTGAATACCAACAGAACTTCCGCTTATCACGAAAGCCTCCTCCTGAAGAAGCAGAACTATGTGCAAATGGGCACTTTACTAAAGCAGAAGGtgaattagtaaaaaaaaactgggaGAGCTTTGTACAGGTAAGAAATGAATTACTGAGGTATGATTTCCtcctgaaataataaaattcataaaagtTTTAGAACATTGTACAATGAATTAATGTTTTAGAAATTTCGTTTGCCTGATACACCAATGAGCTTGGCGCGATGGAGGAACCGGACTCAGATCAAGATCTCATCAAAATCTGAGGAGGAGTATGTACGAAACTATGTCGCTGCATATCTCGCACAGGGACTGCACCGGAGCCTGCATCAAGTCTTCAGATACTTTCAGATCACTTATTCATATCCAGTCAAACTTCGAAATTATACTCCAACAGAAGAGAAGATAATGGAGATTTGCTTCTACCATCGGCCCAAGGATGCCTGTGTGATCGCATCGGAGGTGCTGGGCCGGGATCGCCGGGGCATTATTAAAAGATTCTCTCAATATACCAAaggtaatataaaatatttggactttttaaattttatattaatagtaTTGGATGTTTCTTGCATTTTGAATGACCATCAGTTATGGGACAacctatatttttttggtatattttatttttagtttggaACCTTCAGTtctatcttatttttttttctgttgagAACTGCCATCTGTtggtaaaaactattattagcTTTGATGTATGTAGGAATTGAGTCTATCTCATCTATCAAATTCTTTCTATCTTTAGGTGTTTTGTCTCATTACATCATGGTGCTATTTGGCAGCAAACAATACATGATAACTGGATTGTCAAACATAACCTTACCTTTTcagtataaatttattaatgGGTCAAAAttacggacccgggtacgtcattaaactacatccaaaagagaggtatgggcattgtgaatgtcatctcgctttgtgtggtagggcacagccagtggatgtcattccagatctagagcagagctcaactgaCAACTGAGcccaaccttacagaaaacagcagccaaataacactagatcctactcatagtgttgtgttc
The DNA window shown above is from Cydia pomonella isolate Wapato2018A unplaced genomic scaffold, ilCydPomo1 PGA_scaffold_66, whole genome shotgun sequence and carries:
- the LOC133534190 gene encoding uncharacterized protein LOC133534190 isoform X1 — encoded protein: MNEIIEKLEKMFEDVTDITDPASMGRVLEILDQSRIEDEKYMQLLVDTLRGKEITWKLPEYQQNFRLSRKPPPEEAELCANGHFTKAEGELVKKNWESFVQKFRLPDTPMSLARWRNRTQIKISSKSEEEYVRNYVAAYLAQGLHRSLHQVFRYFQITYSYPVKLRNYTPTEEKIMEICFYHRPKDACVIASEVLGRDRRGIIKRFSQYTKGKKEPKQKIRWTLDLAAKLIHCLMEHSRCRFKKLKYNQFNPEVWRKVEEEMGQVSTYLREFWFSKLHVQLFAKCNIKLTSLRKIIFKKLKESSYEVWSDIRWTDLVKEFPDGFTDLFLYNVAKRPLRGVANYREKPLPQLVEQIDKVYIKRQNVQKRLKSLKYHKSDGSLSYIKHDVLMKDLMKDMSINQ
- the LOC133534190 gene encoding uncharacterized protein LOC133534190 isoform X2, producing MNEIIEKLEKMFEDVTDITDPASMGRVLEILDQSRIEDEKYMQLLVDTLRGKEITWKLPEYQQNFRLSRKPPPEEAELCANGHFTKAEGELVKKNWESFVQKFRLPDTPMSLARWRNRTQIKISSKSEEEYVRNYVAAYLAQGLHRSLHQVFRYFQITYSYPVKLRNYTPTEEKIMEICFYHRPKDACVIASEVLGRDRRGIIKRFSQYTKGKKEPKQKIRWTLDLAAKLIHCLMEHSRCRFKKLKYNQFNPEVWRKVEEEMGQAKRIIL